The genomic interval GATCAACAATAAAGCACTGATCTCTTCAGTTGTTAATTTCCTTGACTCACAATGTAAGGGTCACTTTTGTAGTAGTTGGAAGATCTGAATACTTCTTTATTGGAACTTATGGAATTTATATGGAATTTACTTAAAtgccattttatttataaaaatgattGGAATCAAATAATGCTCACTCTTTGGGCTAATTGGCTTTATGCTTGCACTTAGAGACGTAGCTGCTTTTGTCTGGTAGTCTGTAGTATTGGAGCAAGTCCTACAAGTACAATTAAGAAGTTATTAAGTTTCCCCAATATTCTGAGTGAACTTGCTCTTGCTGGGTTTTTGTGTCACAGTGCCTTTTCTCCACTTGAAATGATGTATTTATTCAACTTATTTCATCCAGTACTGGATGACATTACTTGTTCCTCATAAACATCACGAGAACTATCATTCAGCTTATAGGCAGACAGCCTTTGATattgagaataattttttcttgtatagttcttggaaaatgaagttctgttttgctcaccaactgcagctttttatttattattcctGTATCAAAGGGGATTAAATCATTCCTAATGAGGCTGCCTTGTTTCACTTTTTGCCTGTAAGGATGACTTTGAGGTATTTTGATcagaaatttacattttctgaatTGTATTCTTAGAATTGGTGTGCTCTTGACTTGTAATGCTTCAAGATTTGatcagggagatgggaaggCTATGTCAAGAAAGAAGTACTCAGAGAGTCCATTACTAATGAAGAAACAAATGCCTCTTTCAAAACTTGCAGTCTCGAGACATGTAGTTGTGTGTGATTCTTAAAACGCTGCTTTTTCACCCAGTGTCTGTAGCTCATTTAGTAGCTGTGTAGGTTGACTGCTGAAACAGGTACAGTTTCTTCTTGCTAGGTTTTCTAACCTTTGTTCTGTAGAGGGGAAAATGTACATTCTATGTTCCCGCACTTAGCTTTGTTGTATGATGAAGTGTACCTTTATTGGTCTCAAAGGGCTGTCAtcctgctgtgttctgcattATGCATctacagaatgaagaaatgaaagctgtaGTCAGGTGTACAGTAGTTTGTCTTAACATGATCTGGAGTTTTGTTAAAGAGATGAGAAGAATCTGGTTTGtgtcagtttcatttttaagtctCTTATTTGTTTTACTGTCCAAGTATTCAGAGTATTACAGACTGTTGGTAAAGATCAAATTCCAGCATAGTTCTGGCACACAGTGCTTTGGCTGAAAGGTGAGATCTATAATCCTAAAAGTACTTTGGGTTATATTCTGCCATGGAAGTGAACATTTTCACAGCTTGTAGCACCTTCCTTTAATATTTGATGTACTATAGTTTTATAGATTATAAACTTCAGATTCATATGtgaacagaaatggaagcagGGTTAGGGTGGAATGGAAGCAGGAGCAGAAACTTCAGCTTCTTTGTGTaatgttctgttttgtgttCTTCCCAATAACAGGAAAATGACCATTCCTTGCTGCAGTAGTTTACAGGGacatggaattgttttctttttagcaaGTCCTTGGTGGAGCATTAGGTGTTATTTAGCTGTAAAACAaccccttttatttttaatgctataGCAGTGctattcattttttccagtttgctaTGCTGTGAAGCTATAATGATATTAAATatgtgcatctttttttttttttccccactagtATGAAGTACTACTCTGTGTACAAGATCATGATGATCCAGCTATTGATGTCTGCAAAAAGCTCCTTGGAAAATACCCAAATGTTGATGCTAGACTGTTTATAGGTAAGCAGTGCATCTCCAGCGTGGGACTTCAACttataaaaagatttttaggCTTTCAGCTCTTTAATAGTGTTCTGAAAGACGTAGTTGTCTTGTTCTTCCAGTGTGCATTCTGTGACTTAATCCTGTATTTGAGCAGAGTATAGAACTAGATTTGTATTCGTAATTTGTGAcctcattttaaaagcaaacaaaaacaacaaactctaggaaaaataattattcaacCTCTGCACCCTTTTTCTGCTAAGTCTGGAATTCAACAGTTTGAATCTTGTTTCTACACTAAATTAAATATGCAGGAAGTGACTTAAAGTTCTGGCTGTATTTGAGCTTGAGGTgttaaaataatctgttttcatCAACTTAGAGACTGTAAGTCTGTTTCTTACTACTTGTTTGCacagaaggaggaaggggatAGGAAAGGATAATTAGAACTAGATGACATGTAATAAGCAGAATCATATCTGTTAGGAGCAAAAAGTTGTGCCACTGTATTCTGCTCCACTCCCCCTTTTGCTGTGGTTATCCTAGGGTGTAAAAATCAGAATCAGGACTCGAAAGAAAAAGTAGTAGGCAATATTTACTTCATAAAATATAGTAAAAAGCTTTGTAATTCTACTCTGTTATTAACCTACCATTTTGAGGAAGCATTtgaataattttcctttttaattctcTACTAAActgtagtaaaataaaattaaaaaaaagaaataaaggaatgtgTAAAATTCAAATCTTTTCATAAAGATGGACTTGTAGAATTGAAAGGTAAACATGCACTGATTTTCCagctagactttttttttttttgcagatagattaaaaaaatctttaaaaaaaacaaaaaaaaacaacaaaaaaaaaacccaacatacaaatgaagaaaaaccacacacacaaaaaaaccccatttTGAATATGatgcttgccttttttttttttttttttttttttttttttaaggtggtAAGAAGGTTGGCATCAACCCCAAGATTAACAATTTAATGCCTGGCTATGAAGTTGCCAAATATGATCTAATATGGATTTGTGATAGTGGAATCAGAGGTAGGTGTGTATTGTAATGTGctgatagtttttttttttttgcccttacTCCATGTAGGTTAGCAGTtgtaaaagattattttaactgagaacagaaacagaaatgaagtctGGAGAATTCTTTTCGCAGAATAAAAATTTTCAATCTTTAAGGACATTGgtcttgtttttgaaaatactgttcttattttatttgctgatcataaaatagtaataatgatTAAAATCATTTCTGACAGTTTGTTTCCCCGAAGTTGCGTGCGCCAAGCCGTACCTGCTGTTGACAGTAACATGAAAATCTCAGTACTGTTGTACAGTAGCCTTCTGCTAATGATGGAATTGCTCAATGAACTGTCACTTTCTTATTTCTTGCTTAGTTACACCGGACACTCTGACAGATATGGCCAACCAAATGACTGAGAAAGTAGGATTGGTCCATGGTCTTCCCTACGTTGCTGACAGACAAGGATTTGCTGCCACCCTGGAACAGGTCAGTGcagtgtgtgtatgtatttaatACATTGCTGACTAGAAGTCGTGTAGTGCCTCTTGCATTTTCAAGTGAAAGgaggtttcttttatttttagcaacaGTTACACTTTAGACTGTCTAGGATAGCTTGTAAATGTTTGGAAATTCTACTACGTTGCTCTAGACATCAGTTCAAATCTTGTTTGCTATACAGAGTGCAGGATGAAAAtacaggattttattttaatagttaCTGGCACCTTAGTAAAGAAAAGCTATGAACTCTGACTTGaactaggaaaacaaaaatgactgtAAGTTAGAGAAAAGTCCTACTTTTTTTTACAGTACTACTAATACTTTTACAGTATTATCTTATTTCCAGAGGTTATAAGCAGAACCTTTGGGAACAGGACCTAATCAAAGTGTATGTTCTATTTTCTCTTAATACTCTCTCAGCTTTCCATTTTCAGCTGAGATGCACCCTGTACAGGAAGTACTCTTTTcttacacaattttttttacttgaatCTATTTGAATCTCCTGTCTGTATCAGGAAGTTCTGTAGATCTATATTACAAGCACCATAGCCTTCTTAAGTCTGAACCTTGCTCTTCTGTAGGGCTATTTTATGTCTCCTAGTGCTTGTTTAGAAAGAGGTGAAGAGTTGATTCCTGTACACCATCTTCACATCGCTTAATGTTATCTGTCgtgttcttctctttctccattcTCAGTAAGTTATTCTCAGTAGAATGAGGAGATTGAGTTTTGTCTGTTCCTCGTCTCTGAaggcaaatatttaatttctttttactctGAGCTGGCATAAATAAGGCATTTTGGTCCTATTCTAATAGTCAAAGAcaaaactgagagaaaacagTGCGGAGAAATTCAGTAGAAAGAGTGTACCCtgagtgaattttttttttttttttgaaacaaagtctgagttttttttcttaaaagaagaGAGCAAGAAGCTATAACACAACTCTTATTGCTGCTTGCTAAATAGCATCTCAATTATTGCTTCTATGCTCCTGGAAGAACTTGCTTCTAGTTCCAGTGTACCACAAGGTCACCGTGCCTTCTGTTGAATAAGCTGATGTATTAGTAAGACTGTCAACAGGATGAGTAGCACTAAGATGCTAATGTTCAGCCTTGGCAATCTTCTTCTAGGAAACTGCTGGCTTTGTTCCTGCaccttgtatttttaaaactttttcagtCTGAAGTGTCTTGGCTATTTCATCCTGCTGGTACATCAAACaaaatttctttgcttctttactGCTGTGTAGTAAGCTTCTATAAAGTTGTATGCAGTGATCCAGTTAAGAGGAATGAGACAGTCTGTCTGTTAGGTgtaaataatatattatttGAGTGATTAGTAGTTTTAGTTTTACTATGTGTGTTACCTGAGAACAGCCTAAATTAGAAATTTAGTATTGAATAAAATGTGGCATTTCAATATAAAAATTCAAGCTGTGTATTGAATCCCTAGAAATAGAGTCCTTATCTATTAGATTTCTCAGATTTAGTGTTAAGTTAGACTTCTTACTTGGgtggtaaagaacttcccaaATATAGGATCATTATTGGCTACGTTTACAATTCTTTCTCCTTGAAATACATACAGAGGAGAGAGCTGTCAGTAGTAATGGCATAACTACATGTAGAGCTTAAATGCCTTATCTTGTTTTTTGCAGGTTTATTTTGGAACTTCACATCCAAGGTCATATATTTCAGCCAATTTAACTGGCTTTAAGTGTGTAACGGGAATGTCGTGCTTGATGAGGAAGGATGTCTTGGACCAAGCAGGGGGATTGATAGCTTTTGCACAATATATTGCTGAAGATTATTTTATGGCCAAAGCTATAGCTGACCGGTAAGACCACTGAAGCAagcttttgtttgaaataagGTTTGTAACTGTTTCCACGTGTTACGTGCTATATATGTAGGCAGTCAGGTCAATTTCATGTATGTGCACCAAGCGTGCTTATGACATGTGCTTTCTTCTGTCAATCCTTGGAGAGATATACTCAAGCCCAcatcagttgttttttgtttcagagaatTTAGGTATATTGTTCAGGAAATATTTACTATCTTCCAAGCAAGAGATTTGGTAAAAgcattcttaatttttttgctCTCATGCATTGTAATAACACAGCATATATActaaagaaaatatcaaagctTAATAAAATTCTTGAAATGTTTGTTCTGTAGctgttctttgcatttcttatttGCATGCTattaataaaacacatttatttttcagagggTGGAAATTTGCAATGGCCACACAAGTTGCAATGCAAAACTCTGGTTCATATTCTATTTCTCAGTTTCAATCCAGAATGATCAGGTAAAATTTTAATTCTTACATCCTCTCCCTTCCATTCCTGTCACCTGTTTCTGATGAGGTTAACCTGAAAATGGAGTGAATACTTTTCTCAAATTAATTTGTTAATAATGTTGGGAATGCTATAGTTTCGGTACATGTCTAAAGGTGCTGACTTTGCAAGGAAGTGAGACTCATGCAtgagtagtttttttttttttttaagactaaaaacctaaaaagaaaaaagtgcaacaaaaaaaaacctggttaccttttaaatgttttacatAGTGTTTTTGAAAgggtgattttcttttttgccgTTAAATTTGGAAGTGTAAGTTAAACAAGATTGATGGCTCATCACCTGGTGAGTTAGGGGAAGAAATCATAAGAAATTACATGTAGtctgaattgttttgtttgttttttctagaTGGGCCAAACTGCGAATTAATATGTTACCTGCCACAATAATATGTGAGCCAATTTCAGAGTGCTTTGTTGCCAGTCTGGTTATTGGTTGGGCAGCTCATCATGTGTTCAGATGGGATATAATGGTGTTTTTTATGTGTCACTGCTTGGCGTGGTTTATATTTGACTACATTCAACTAAGAGGTGTTCAGGTATgtcacatttcttctcagaggtTATGAAAGCTGCAAATGCCAACTCCTTGAACAAACAGATAAATGTGATTACAGTGGCAAGATACTTGATATCATTGAGGAAGTGCTAGGTCAAATCCTTTTAACTCTGCCTACCTGCTAACTTCACTTAAAGTACCATGAAAGGTGTGCTTGGTTGtgatcttattttctttgtgcaCTTACTTCTAACTAGCCTCCTCAAGTTGACTTCTGTCTCCCTTtcacatttttgcatttgtgtttcCAGTCTGCTATATTTATGCATGTCCAGAActctaagctttttttttttttaaaaaaaagaacaggagtAGCAGCTCTGGgattttagttgtttttttttttatcttcaattgttcttctctcttttgtATCTTGAAGCTTATGTGTACAGTTTATGTACGCTTAAACATacttattctgtattttaatactGGATATAAtctaatttcaaaaataaaacctccTCGTCACTGGAAGAAGGgagtcttcatttttaaaactttctatATTGAAAGATAGcacaaatcagaaaaatacatgcttttcTGATGCTGTAGTTCTTCAGGCTAGTCTGTCTACTGTGACTACCCTATTCCATCTAAATCTGGTCCACAGTTACTTATGTGTACAAATTATGATCTAATTCTCATCATACTGAAAAACattctctttgtattttaagaatTCCTAGAAGGAAAGGCTTGTTCTGCCGATCAGGTAGAGCACTGGTTTAAGTTGTTTCTCTGATTACTGTAGTTACTGCATGATATGTACATGGTGCAGTAAAAACTTTGTACCTGTTCTTCTTCTAAAGCCTCTTCAGTTTGCAGCTCTGCATATAGCTAGTAACTCTCAAAGGAACAGTAAATTCAGAAGGGCTGtctgtaaatgttttttaatctcttttttcctATGCAATTAGCCAAAAGCTTGGTTCTTCTAATTTCACTCCCTTGAGAATGTGTGGTAGCCTACTCTCCAGGTGCTGCTATTCTGGGATCTGTGGCATAAACCTTTTGCCTGCTTTCAGCACAATTTTACaaagcttcaaaagaaaataaattgaaattgtGACTCTTTGTCTTTTGCTTTGCGTACAAGTCACTTCTTGAACCTTCTGGGTCATTCTACCAAGTATCTCATGTTTAATATGGGTAATCATATCTTCAACGAGAAAAACTACTTGGTTTCTAAATAATAGAATATGCTCTTGATAATATCAAACTGTTAGATAATATCTAACGAAGCGTTAGAATAGATTTGTCTGTAATAGCAATCTTTCACATTACTTCAAAACTCCTTTGGAATGGTTAGTatgcttaaatatttgtttttgtattcCTAGGGTGGTGCTTTATGTTTTTCTAAACTTGATTATGCAGTCGCTTGGTTCATCAGAGAATCCATGACAATTTATATTTTCCTGTCTGCTTTGTGGGACCCTACTATTAGCTGGAGGACAGGACGCTACAGATTACGTTGCGGAGGCACTGCAGAAGAAATCCTTGATGTATAGCCACAGCTTTGCAACTGTGACTGtcaaaaagagaaagggggaTCGAAAGTATTATAAATTGTTtataaaaaatacttctaagaAAATCTACCTTCAGTAGTTTTATTACTTGTATGTTTTGGTATCTgttctttaatttaatttattttttgcatggCACTTGCATATCTGTGAAAATACATCTGTAGTCTTGGCCAAATGGTATTTTGCTCCTATGTAcaaatagaaatggaaagaattgGTTCTGATACGTATCTGCTATATGAATATTCTGCAgtaaactcttcttttttttttttttttttttttaaaaagtatccTTCTGGATATGAATGGCTTCTTACTCCATGGTATGCTGGCCTAGTAAAGCCAGTGGTCACATAGTTATTGTCCAGCTGGATTGCACAAGGCTATACCTAGTAATATCACAGAAAAAAGTACATTGATCTTTATCATATCCCATTAAATTGAGCTAGTAACAGGACCTTGGGAAAGAAGCTCTTAAATGCTTTATGCCTACCTCTTGTAGTTgctgcagaacaaaatgaacGGAAAGTAAAAATGCTtagcaaaaacaaattaaaataaagctggAGTCCTgtgtttatatgtatat from Lagopus muta isolate bLagMut1 chromosome Z, bLagMut1 primary, whole genome shotgun sequence carries:
- the UGCG gene encoding ceramide glucosyltransferase isoform X2; protein product: MAVLALALEGLAIFGLILFVVLWLMHFMSIIYTRLHLNKKATDKQPYSKLPGVSLLKPLKGVDPNLINNLETFFELDYPKYEVLLCVQDHDDPAIDVCKKLLGKYPNVDARLFIVTPDTLTDMANQMTEKVGLVHGLPYVADRQGFAATLEQVYFGTSHPRSYISANLTGFKCVTGMSCLMRKDVLDQAGGLIAFAQYIAEDYFMAKAIADRGWKFAMATQVAMQNSGSYSISQFQSRMIRWAKLRINMLPATIICEPISECFVASLVIGWAAHHVFRWDIMVFFMCHCLAWFIFDYIQLRGVQGGALCFSKLDYAVAWFIRESMTIYIFLSALWDPTISWRTGRYRLRCGGTAEEILDV
- the UGCG gene encoding ceramide glucosyltransferase isoform X1, producing the protein MAVLALALEGLAIFGLILFVVLWLMHFMSIIYTRLHLNKKATDKQPYSKLPGVSLLKPLKGVDPNLINNLETFFELDYPKYEVLLCVQDHDDPAIDVCKKLLGKYPNVDARLFIGGKKVGINPKINNLMPGYEVAKYDLIWICDSGIRVTPDTLTDMANQMTEKVGLVHGLPYVADRQGFAATLEQVYFGTSHPRSYISANLTGFKCVTGMSCLMRKDVLDQAGGLIAFAQYIAEDYFMAKAIADRGWKFAMATQVAMQNSGSYSISQFQSRMIRWAKLRINMLPATIICEPISECFVASLVIGWAAHHVFRWDIMVFFMCHCLAWFIFDYIQLRGVQGGALCFSKLDYAVAWFIRESMTIYIFLSALWDPTISWRTGRYRLRCGGTAEEILDV